TCACATCCGGGCAGTTTTCTGATGGGCACCTTAACAAATTCCTGCATAAATAACCTCAAAATCAAACCTTATACATATGAAGAACAATATCCTTTTCAGAAATAGGACCTATAGCTGCAACCCCTATATTGCTTGGATTCATTATCTCTCTTGCTAAAGCCCGAATATCCTCCCCGCTCAGTGCGTCTATCCGCTCGAGCACTTCCTCCATAGGGATGTCTCTGCCAAAACATATCTCATTCTTTGCCAAACGTGTCATCCGGTTGTCTGTGCTCTCCATACTCAGAATGAAATTTCCCTTTACAAGCTCTTTGGCACTCTCAAGTTCCTTCTCCGTAATGCACTCTTCAGTTAATTTTGTAAGTTCCTCCATAATTAAATCGAGAATCATCGCTACCTCTTTCCTACCTGACCCCACATAAATGCCTAGAATTCCAGTATCCGTGTAAGGTACAAGATAGGAATGGACAGCATATGCCAACCCTCTTTTTTCCCTTATCTCTTGAAATAGTCGGGAACTCATGCCACCACCAAGGACAGCATTCAGTATAAATCCAGCGAACCGTTTCTCACTCACCAGTGACGGCGCCAGAGTTCCCACCATAAGATGAACCTGCTCAAGATCCTTCTCAATGACAGCTATTTGAGGTGATGCATGAGGTCTTGAACTTTCAACAGTTTCTCCAACAAAATCTTTATCTCCAAAAATAGGGCCAGCAATATCGACAAGCTGATGGTGATTCACCTTTCCCGCTGCAGAAATAACCACATTTTTACCCCCATAACGGGTTTCAAAAAAAACTCTAAGTAGCGTTTGATTCAATTGTTCCACACTTTTATTTGTACCTAAAACTGGACGGCCTAAACTGTGACCATTCCAGAAGTTCATCTCCAGAAGTTCATGAACATAGTCGTCTGGAGAGTCTTCAAGCATCTTGATTTCTTGAAGAATCACGGATTTTTCCTTCTCAACCTCTTTCTCATCAAAAAGGGAATTTCTGAAAATATCACCCAGAAGATCAACAGCGAGATGCAAATGATAATCAGGAACTTTTATGTAAAGGGCTGTGAATTCCTTACTGGTAAAGGCATTCATCACACCGCCCACTGAATCAATAGTTGAGGCGATGTCTAATGCCGTTCTTTTTTTCGTTCCCTTAAAGAGCATATGCTCGACAAAATGAGCAATACCATGCTGCGACTCATCTTCATGGCGCGAGCCACAGGTAACCCAAATCCCAAAGGAGACAGATCTTACGTGGTTAATCTCCTCAGAAA
The Syntrophales bacterium genome window above contains:
- a CDS encoding insulinase family protein, which gives rise to MGRISRTVLDNGTKVISEEINHVRSVSFGIWVTCGSRHEDESQHGIAHFVEHMLFKGTKKRTALDIASTIDSVGGVMNAFTSKEFTALYIKVPDYHLHLAVDLLGDIFRNSLFDEKEVEKEKSVILQEIKMLEDSPDDYVHELLEMNFWNGHSLGRPVLGTNKSVEQLNQTLLRVFFETRYGGKNVVISAAGKVNHHQLVDIAGPIFGDKDFVGETVESSRPHASPQIAVIEKDLEQVHLMVGTLAPSLVSEKRFAGFILNAVLGGGMSSRLFQEIREKRGLAYAVHSYLVPYTDTGILGIYVGSGRKEVAMILDLIMEELTKLTEECITEKELESAKELVKGNFILSMESTDNRMTRLAKNEICFGRDIPMEEVLERIDALSGEDIRALAREIMNPSNIGVAAIGPISEKDIVLHMYKV